A window of Oryza glaberrima chromosome 2, OglaRS2, whole genome shotgun sequence genomic DNA:
TACCCattgtcttcctcctccatccattctccctctctccttttcATCTTCACTCATCATGGATCTGGCAGCTTGTGCATCAATGATTCAAggtagttggtgaaatgaaaattttgggtGTCACTCGGACATTAATTTGACCAGATgttgttggaaggggtttttggacacgagtgaaaaaactaatttcatgacTCGCcaggaaaccacgagacgaatcctttgagcctaattaagccgtcattagcacatgtgggttactaatTAAGCCGCCATtaacacatgtgggttactgtagcacacatggttaatcatggactaattaagctCCAAATATTCGATTCAATGGACAGCTTGCTGCAGGGGTAAGCGGAGACGCGGAGTGAGTTaatcttgctgctgctgttcatcGCACCAACATGTTGCATGAGATGAGCTCCCTTCTCATGTCGGTGTCGACGGCCGGGACGCAGGGAGTCCGGCACCGGACGCGACATTGCTGCTCCAATGCGACCAAGAATAGCCACGAGACACGGGAGCCTTACGTCGTGTGAGTCAGCGTCGTCATTTCTCGAAGGGAGATACGGGCTGAGCGGTAGCTAGCGGCGGTCGTCGAACATGTGAACACGTTCGACCTGATGCAGTCAACGGCGCGCTTGGAGGTGTCCCGTGGAGCACATCGCGGAGCACCGCGGTCGCCTTGCGCCGCGCGAAGAATGCCGCGACCCGGCTCCTTCTCTCAAAGGTTCGACCTCTCAGGGATGTTCGATCAGGATGACGGCGGTgtcgcgaggaggaggaaggcaacagctaattcagtaaaaaaattagaaaatatgtCGATGGGGTAAGTAGTGGTATGAATTAAATAAGAATAAAATTGTGATGGTATACGTTGAAATAAATCAATAGTAATGGTATATCAAAACCATAAAAGTTATAATGGTATATATCCAATTAACCCCTTCTGGTAACCGCTGCTTACTCAGACATGGGGATTGCTAATTGTATGGACAGATCCAACTCTTGATATGAGCCGtttgatacatatatatctagggTAAAAAAAGATCTGTGTTTGATGAACTTTatccattttattttatattagtaGAGATATCCATGGGAGTTCGGTTTAATTCCCCTATTGTGTTGCGCTCCATAAGGTGACGAGTTGGTCTAGGAGCTATACAGTTGTTTCTCCATTGAGCGAGAGGTTTAGATCTTGGATCCACTTGCCATTCACTTAGACTGGTTGCAAGGCCTTGTTTTTCTTTCTAGGAGATCTTTTACTGTGCTTGGAAGGTACCCCAGGTACCTCCTTAACGAATTATTATCCACCGTTAATCTTCAAAGGGTAATTTAGGAACACAAATTTTTATTAACAATGGTAGCTTAGTAATTGCTCAAATCCCACCCATCACCCAATCAATCAAGCCGTCGCACCGTTGATTCAAGATTAACCCTAATCAACCAAGCCAGCGCGTGTGACGGCAGCGACCGGCTGGCGCGATGGGctcgtgcggcggcggtgacggcgacctACTGCTGCAGTGCTGCGTACGTCAGCTGCGACCGGTGGGCGCTACAGGCGCGCGCGTTGGCAGCGACGGTGTCCAGCTGCTGCTTTCGTAGGCGCGTACGGTggcagcgagcggcgggcgTGTGCGGCCTCGGCAAGCGGCGGCCTTTTACGGCAGCGACGACTAGTAGGTCATGTAGGTTCCTCTCGCACACGAGCGTTCTAATTCTTCCTCTCGTTTTTCTTGTTTCTCCTGCTGAAACATTTGTTGCTTCTCTCAAAAGTTCTGAATTTGTAAGAATACGCTTTTGCCTTCTACCGAAAAAAtctaatgaaaaataattaccATTTTACCCTCCCACCTTCCATACCCAGCCCACCCTTTTACTACCTTTTTCCAGGTACCTTCTCTTGTTTCAGGTACCTTCTCTTTCTGTCCGTTAGATCATTGCAGATCAATAGTCCTAATTAATTTCAAGCATTGAAGAAGACCTATCTTTCTAGGTATTGCGTCATATGTTCTTAGGAAGCCTTCCTTGCGCGGTTGCGCCCATGCCGATCCCAAAAGCGAAGTGTCGTCCCTCCTATTGTTATGGACGGTAGTTGTTGCTGCTAAGACCTGCTTATCCAAGTCATCACATGTTGTTTCTAACCCAACCCACTCGTCGTGCCCCTTGCAAAATCTTCGAGGTTCAGTACCCCCAGGCCACCATATATGGTTGGCGAGAGGAAACTCAACGAGATAATGACTATAAAACGTTTAAAGTCCGATTGTTAAAGGTTTCAAGAAGGAGATTAGACAAGAAAATAAAGAGATAGTAAACGGTAAGGGGTAACGTATAGTGTGGCTTTTAAAAACTACAAAAAACACAATGATAGTAAGGTCCAATATTTTATAACATCTAAAACAATGAAATAGCTATTTAAcgaattttaaagaaaatcgtGTCTACCAGATATAGACCAGTAATATATTcgtgctaaacgctacggtgcaattctatttgtctttaattattttataaatttcatgttactaaaaaatatttttatatgatttgtgCATTTGAACTTCAATTAAATTCTATAATTCATGTAAAGTGCAGTATGATATTACGTGGGCACAATAAAACTTTACAAGACTTAACATTTGCGCATGTATacaaaattctataaatttttGCCGCGCAATTCACATACAATTAGTTCTAGCCAGTGTCTAATTTCCCTCGGGAATTTTCCGCTAGAATTTCACATCTTATCAACCTGCTAATCTCTACCCATGTCCTTCTGGTGCCATAAACTCCACTCCCACACCCGCCCATAACCCATCAACTCCTTTCCTGGCTAGTGCACCTGGGCCACGCGCAAgtgccactggtggagaagtgcttttagTCCCGGATCGTAACCCCACTGTAGttccggttttccaaccgggactacgaatccgagactaaagatgtaaagatcttttttttctctttttcattgtttttaacattgactattgatttcacaccatccCCAAATCATACCAAGAAATCCCAAatccaaatcatcacatatcacaaaacatctccaaatcctcaaatagatcatctccaaatacatcacaaggCGGTTGGTGGGGatttatagaaagtaaaaaaaataaatcccaatgataatcatatttaatttttacaatctcaattacaataaaaatgagaggcaGCGGGAGTGTCGTATAGGAGTACAATGGTAGAGCCGCCGATGGTTGGTGggtcttctagaaagtaaaaactgaattccaacgatagttatatTAGATTTTTACAaacccaatgacaataaagagtatgcggcggacgggtcgtagaggagtacagtggtagcgtttgacgggatttctaaaaattataaaaaaacatgaaacccaacaagacaataaactctaaaaactataaggttcaatttttaaaggtccgggcttctaaaaagtaaaaaaaaataaacctcagtgataatcatgtttgattttaaaatctcagtgACAATAAAGAAAGGCGGTAGCGGGCGAGCTGCGCAATtgtgcgggccacccagctagtttcagattataagtcgatattttatgtttaattaaatttgtacATAAATATATAGTAACATTTACAACACAAACTAGTTTCACTAAAtcgataattgaatatattgttataatatattcgttttgtgttgaaaatgttaattttttttgataaacttaattaaaattGAAGCATTTTGACTTTAATAAATATAATCTGAAACTGATTAAAGCACCCAATAATCTATTCCGCTGATAAGCTTCTACATCTCCGACTTGTGCTTGACAAGGCGGAGCACTCCAGTATCGTCGCAGCGCTCCACCTCGACGGCGGTGAACACGGTGAACATCTCCTGCACGTAACAGTCGTCTTCTTCGTCGGTCTCGAAGAACCTGGCGATGCAGAACTTGGCAGAGCCCAGGTGCACGAGGTGGCAAGTGACCTGcgtcagcgccgccgcgtcgggaTCGGTCGGCGGCGTGTACTCCAGAGGAAGAAGGCTGCGCTGCACCGGCTCGCTCCTGCTAAGGTCCGAAGCGGAGAGGACGTTGCCGGCGTCGGCCGAGAGGCCGTAGAAGAGGCCGTGCTCCGGCACGTACTCGGCGAGGCCGGTGAACGGCATCGTCcccccactcgccgccgccgcccactgcgCTCCACTCGCCGCGCTCCGTGTGGATCGAACCTGTAGGTGCCGACGCGTTGCTTGGATATCCAGATCTCCGCGCCATCCACCACCGCGTACGATCGAGTCGACTTGGGAGCAGCCCTTGACCAGTTGACCTCGTAAGGAGGCGGCGGGAGATCGCGGCACCACCAGTCCTCGGTGATGCCCCCTGTCTATGGGTTAGAGCGTGGAAGCAGTGGTCATGGCCGCCGGTGAGGTAGTCCTGGGTGTCGTCGAGGATGtagaggtcgtcgtcgccgacggtgAGGGACACGGCGGAGACCTTGGGCACGGGGAGCGCGGGCAGGGAGCGGACGACGTGCTCGTCGGGGTCGTAGAGGAGGGTGCGCCCCGTCAGGTCGGTGGCGACTATCTTGTTGTGCCTTCCACCAAGAAGCATGAACTCCATCGTCTCCATCGCGCAGACCGGAGGGCGGAAGCTCATCACCGGGCATGGCAGATCGCCGtagtccaccgccgccgcgccgtcgtgtGCTCCGGCGTCCAGCGGCGTTGCCGATTTACGGGGGAGGAAGAAGCGCGACATGTCCATGCGCCGCACTGTGTAGTTGCTTTGGACCTGAAGCACCAGATTCACAAATCGCCGGTAACTCATCACtgatcttcctcctcctgctcctccaaGTCCAAATTATGAACAGGaatctatatgtatatgcacTAGTTGCATATAcgatgatcgatcgattggtTGGATTTATCCGAAATTCTTTGTGCTTCGGATGTTATTGTTCATCTTGTTGATTCCAACACATCGAGGCGGCATGAATATCTGTAGCTCGATTTCTCCTTCTACAACAACCAGAAATAATCCAGCAATTATTACTCACATCTCCCACTGTATTACTACTAGTATAACAATTAGGAACAAAAATTGCGTAGAGTACCTGCGGTTTGCGAAAAAATCGACTCCGGATTTACATTTGATTGTTCATCTGAATCCGATCGATATCCACCGGATTTCTCCTACTCCTCCTCCACAACCCGGTTGTATGCAAGCAGATGGACAAGCGAATGAGGCGTTGGGTTGCGGGGACGGAGAAGGCAACGGCCAGTGGTGGCGGCGATTTTTTATTCTgcctaaggccttgtttggacCCCgaaactaaattttagtccatgtcacatcggatgttaagatactaattagaagtattaaatgtaaactAATGACAAAATCCATTACATAActctggactaattcacgagacgaatctattgaacctaattaatctatgattagcctatgtgacgCTACCGtaaacatatgctaattatagtagattaattaggcttaaaaaatttatctcgcgaattagctctcatttatgcaattagttttgtaagtagtttatatttaatatttcaaattagtgtccaaacatccggtGTGACATGAAATAAAGTTTAGTATATAGATCCAAACACACCTTATGTTAGGGTTATGTTTGGGCTCGAATGGGCCGAGGGCCGACTAGGCCCATAAAGCGAAGGATCAAGTTTTGAagaatcttctccacataagaGACATAAATCCTCTGATTTTTCTGAACCCAGAAATAAGAAACACTGAAACCGTCTTTGCCTCCTATATCAGGAgacatccaaaataaaataaaaaatcttcTTGTTTGTCAGGAAAAGGTACAGATGAGTTCTCCTCTAAACTTGATAGAGATAAAAAGTTCTGCTAGTGTTGAAGCACCAGCATATCCAATGCTACTGAGTTCATCTATTTGCACAAATCTTTCTAAAAAAGACCTACATTTATAATTTGCTTGCGCAAAATATTACAGCACCCATTCCTTAATATGGTCATCGAAGCGATAACATTCTGACCTGTGCTTGACCATCCGCAGCCGGCCTCTTCCCGGCTTCTTCACCTCCACGCCGGTGAAGACGCCGTACGTCTCGGTCTGCGTATCCATGTCGCAGCCGCAGCACACTGGAATCTTGGCCGGCTTATCGAAGAATCTTGCGATGCAGAACCTGCCGGATCCCAGGTGCACCAGATGGGATGACACCAGCTTCCAGTCCTTGGGTGGCTTGAGTTCTCGGTAGAAgtcgcgcgtcgccggcggctcggctgcgccGGCGAGATCGAACACGCAGAGATGGCTGTTGTTGGAGCCGGAGGAGAGGCCGAACCAGAGGTTGTACTCGGGGACGTACCCGGCGAGGCCACGGAATGGGAGCGTCCAGTCTCCGTGCTTGGTCCAGGCGCGCCGCGCCGTGTCGAAAGAGAaggtgccgctgccgctgccgtcgttgGTTGACACCCAGATctctgctccgccgccgaccaccgcgtAGGCGCCGATGGCTCCGTGCGCGCCGACGAAGCTGCAGGAGTGGGGAtggtagggcggcggcgggagagatCGGCAGTGCCAGTCGTTGTACCGGTCGATGCGGCCACCGGTGGTGacccagtcggcggcggtgccgccggGCTTGTAGACGAGGGCCTCGAAGCAGCGGTGGTCGGAGGAGGTCGGGTCGAGGATGTAGAGGTCGTCGCCGATGGGGAGGGAGATGGCGGGGAGTCTCTTGGGGTTGGCGAGGGTGGGCGCGGCGCGGATGGtgtcggcggcggggtcgtACATGGTGGTGCGGCCCTTGTGGTCGACGGCGAGCACCTTGTCGCTGTCACGGCCCAGGAGCATGAAGTGCATGACCGAGGGGGCGCAGAAGGTGATGCGGGGGCGAGGCAGCCGAGCGCCGACGAccatcggcgccggcgccggcggttcGGGGTGGAAGAAGAAGCGCGACACGTTGATGCGGCGCATGTGGAAGGTGTCCACCATGTATCTATCGCGGCAACACCGCAGGCGGCGATCGTAGCAGCCCTTCACCACCAGATAGACGAACCGCCTCATTGCTTGCGTCCCACCCGCAGCCATCCGTCGGCCGGCGAGACGCGGCGCTATTGACGTAGATAGGGCATCGGCCTTGTGTGGGCTTTGGTCCTAGGATTGATGGGTCGTAGGCTTCGTGGGCACCACCGCCTCTCTGGGCCGCCGGCCCTGTGCACCAAACAGCTCTgaatggaataagtctatttcgaGCCCCTTAAGCCTTGCCGCAAAACCTCGACTCGTTCAAAGCGTTTTTTGGTTGACGTTGGCACTGTTATATTTGGGGGAAAAGGGAAAATATTATGgccctactccctccgtaaaaaaaaagtctaattctAAGGATGAATTGGactttttatgggacggagggagcgtGTTAGTGAAACATCTCCATGTGCGCGAGCAAGGATGCTGAGGACGGTGATGCTGAAGGCCGAGCGATTTGTGAAAATTGAGAAAAACAATAGCAACAAAAAATTGCGTAGAGTACATCCAATTTGCGAAAAAATGGACTCCGGATTTACTTCCAGCCGCCGGAATCGAGTGTTCATCTGAATCCGATTGATATTCACCGGATTTCTCCTACTCCTCCACAACCCGGTTGAATGCAAGCGATTTTTTAGGAGAATACTTGCAATCGAATGTCCgatatctaaaaaaaacatcagtCGGTTAAAATAATGCAGCTGaccaacaagtgaaacattaatttataaatggtaaaaaaaaagcaactgaaacatttaaaaattgtatGAAACACATtgaagatacacgttgaaaTATGTTGCTATCACTTATGAAACAACGAGAGTTAatagattgaaacatatatttttctttcatcaaaatataatcgtgtgatatcttattataaagatttaattacaacgaatacaacggtgtgatcgaaTCATATATTagataagtagtttagaagaaaaattattttaaagatcgctaaaatgcatgcatgcaagcattgaTGGAGGGTACTGAtaattattttctagaattttgtAAAACACAATAAAAATAGTTCCTGGAACATATGGATATAATGTATGAAACATGAAGTATTAATAGTTTGaaacttatatttttctttaatcggaatataatcatatgatatcttgttataacgATTTATTTCCaataaatataatggtgtaatcagattttagattggatgagtagtttaggagaaaaaatcatttaaatttCGAAGACAAACCCTGATACATATTTGGAAGCACAGGCTTACATGAAGGGTGtttgatttttctcttttgccCGAACGGCAGATGGGAAGTAATTTCCGATTTTTTATACTGCGGCGAGGGACAAGGACTACAAGACTTATGTTAGGATTACATTTGGGCTCGAATGGGCCGAGGGCCGACTAGGCCCATAAAGTGAAGGTTCAGGTCTGTCTCCCATctcctgaattttttttttctaaccaaTCCTGCGATTCTTTGTTTCCCCTCCTTTTGCAATGACAAATTGACAATCCTACATGTTGATTTCGTCTAGGAGGGTTAACTTGCGACATTGCTCCAAGAAACGTACCAACAAAAGCAATGGATGCTCCACGCAACTCAGATAAGTTATCCAGGCAAGGAGTAGTGATGGTGGTCAACAGGTGGGTGACCAGaaattaacattaactacaatCATAGCTTAATCCATGCAAATCAACATCTTATCAGCTTTAATTAATTGGCATGATAATGCACATACATTATCAGCTTCGGTAATCAGTGCAAGTTCACTACtgcttgctccatataaattgGCACAGAGAGGAGAAGGATCAGGAGTGCACCTGGCTTACACTGATCGATGCTGTTCTCAGTTCTCACCACCATTTTTACCTCGAAGATTTCTTGATTCGATCAGCAAACCAATTGGAAGCGCAATGCAGTTCAGGATGGTGATCTTGGTGCTGCTCCTCTCCTGCTCGCTTCAGCTGCTTCGCGCGTTTCCATTCCCCATCCCGTTCTTTGGCCCCTTCACGAGCCCACAAGACGGTATTTTTTGCAACACTTGTCACCAAGATTTTGATTTCAGACAAGATGATTTTGGTGTGATTTTTTCACTTGCAGTTGATGCGATAAACGAGCTGTACTCGTCGCTGGGCTCGCCTGACCTCCATGGCTGGGCTTCTTCAGGAGGAGACCCCTGCATGGAAGCATGGCAGGGGGTGCAATGCCTTGGACCCAACATCACTGCAATGTAAGTGTAAGCTTAGCTTCACTCTCAATTATGCTGCTGGTAATTACTGATTATTAGAATGCTTGACTCTTATTGATGCCGCTGATAATTACTAATGATTACTCTGAATCTGTAATTTCTGACGAAAGTGTCAACCTGACAGAGAACTCAGAGGTGCAGGCCTGGGAGGGAAGCTGAGTGAGACGCTGGGGAAGTTCACTGCCATGACAACATTGTACTGACTTGCACaatgcatatttttttcatatctgaTATCTCTagttcttgttcttgctttGATCACTGTGTGATTGTTGAGACAGGGATCTGAGCAGCAACCGCATTGGGGGAGTGATTCCTGAGAGCTTACCACCTGCAGTAAAACAACTGTGAGATGCAGACTGATGTGATGGTTGAGTTCTTCAGAGATCAGCATCTGTGGACTACTGAATACTGATGGTTGTTCTTGGATTGTGTTCTTGCAGGGATTTATCTTCGAATAGTCTCAGCGGCAAACTCCCAGATTCGATGGCGAAGCTGAACTCGCTTTCGACACTGTGAGTATTATTCTCCTTAATTGTGTGCAGTAATGTTCTTTGTTAATCTCTGAAATTGGAATGTGTCTGCAACTTGTAGGCATGTTCAGAACAATCAGCTGACTGGAACACTTGATGTCCTAGGAGATCTTCCCCTGAAAGACTTGTAATCATTTCATCAATCtgtcaagaaaaaaatagtatcaATTCACCTGATCCTTTCATGATTTACTAAAAATTTCAGGGACGTGGAGAACAATCTTTACTCAGGACCAATCCCAGAAAAACTGATCAATATTCCAAAATTTCTGTAAATCTTTCAGCCCTCCTCGAGAACAGTAGAATTTAATCTAGTGGTTGGCATCCCTGTCTGACAAAACAGTTGGTTCTTGATTTTGTGCAGGAGAAACGGCAACCATCTTACCATCCCCACGATGCCCGgctcttctccaactccggctACCATCCCCGGCTCCCCTCCgactccggcggcagcggcggcggcgcctccatCAGGTGCTTCACACCCTCCTATATATGTAATTCCGGCCACTCCACAGGGCGCTGCACCGGGTGACCCTCCGAGACACGGCAAGAAGGTCTCGCCGGCGAAGGCCGCCGGATTCagcatcctcgccgccggctcacTGACCATTGCCGTGCTCCTGATCGTCCTCGCCGTGTCGAAACGGCGGCGGGAGACGTCTCTTCATGGAGGATTTCTGAGAGGAGTTGAGATGAGCACTCCGGATTGGAGTGGGAAGCCTTCAGGACAAAGTGCAGTTGTCAAGGTAGACAAAGAACAAAGCACAGGTACAAACACCAACTGAAAACTGGAGTGTTTCCTatcttgggcccacatgtcaatgacacATTAAGAGGCCAGCCTTAGAACAATTATTATTGATCCTCAAAAATTCAGTACATAAAAGGCTACCTTGTGTAGTCATCTCATCTACATTTTTCTAATCATTTTGTTTTGCTGTATTGATCACTGAAGTTGCTGAAGAGAAGGATACCAAGGGCAGCATTTCTTCATATCAGAAGAATGTTCAGGAGAGTTTACAAAGCCATCCTTTGCAATTCAAGTTCACAATCTTCACAGTTGCATCCTT
This region includes:
- the LOC127764115 gene encoding uncharacterized protein LOC127764115: MAAGGTQAMRRFVYLVVKGCYDRRLRCCRDRYMVDTFHMRRINVSRFFFHPEPPAPAPMVVGARLPRPRITFCAPSVMHFMLLGRDSDKVLAVDHKGRTTMYDPAADTIRAAPTLANPKRLPAISLPIGDDLYILDPTSSDHRCFEALVYKPGGTAADWVTTGGRIDRYNDWHCRSLPPPPYHPHSCSFVGAHGAIGAYAVVGGGAEIWVSTNDGSGSGTFSFDTARRAWTKHGDWTLPFRGLAGYVPEYNLWFGLSSGSNNSHLCVFDLAGAAEPPATRDFYRELKPPKDWKLVSSHLVHLGSGRFCIARFFDKPAKIPVCCGCDMDTQTETYGVFTGVEVKKPGRGRLRMVKHRSECYRFDDHIKEWVL
- the LOC127764114 gene encoding protein STRUBBELIG-RECEPTOR FAMILY 1-like: MQFRMVILVLLLSCSLQLLRAFPFPIPFFGPFTSPQDVDAINELYSSLGSPDLHGWASSGGDPCMEAWQGVQCLGPNITAIELRGAGLGGKLSETLGKFTAMTTLDLSSNRIGGVIPESLPPAVKQLDLSSNSLSGKLPDSMAKLNSLSTLHVQNNQLTGTLDVLGDLPLKDLDVENNLYSGPIPEKLINIPKFLRNGNHLTIPTMPGSSPTPATIPGSPPTPAAAAAAPPSGASHPPIYVIPATPQGAAPGDPPRHGKKVSPAKAAGFSILAAGSLTIAVLLIVLAVSKRRRETSLHGGFLRGVEMSTPDWSGKPSGQSAVVKVDKEQSTVAEEKDTKGSISSYQKNVQESLQSHPLQFKFTIFTVASLQQYTNSFSEQNLMRQTLFGKIYLAEHQDIKFAVLKLDEAMARMPVDEFSRMVQRISELQHPNIEELAGCCVEHGQRLLVYKHFSDETLDDMIHLKKLASSDDPAAKITLPWDARVAVALEAAKALEYLHEGGQRQVVHQHFRPEHVLVDGEMRVRVSGCGLAATVKSGLDLQSECWLDALSYEPPEAAASSAAAPWTDKGDVYSFGVVMLQLLTGRRPYDGARPRGERQLVAWASSRLHDLTALEKMADPRLGTPAPAPATVRSMSRFADVISRCTQQEAEFRPAMSQVVQDLRRALQPARDACGQQSCSN